From a region of the Phragmites australis chromosome 21, lpPhrAust1.1, whole genome shotgun sequence genome:
- the LOC133903683 gene encoding tryptamine hydroxycinnamoyltransferase 2-like, giving the protein MGVPVQMRRRAVLRAPPASTRGGGRTSPLTTFDRASTDGYIPVVFAWNAPAPDNGAIVDGLLAAVARYPHLTGLMGVDDRGRKCFLLNDAGVLVVEAEADADLAEALAPDVAAHTNDLYPKADKERADEPLLQVQLTRYRCGGLVIGTVCQHLVADGQSMSFFYTAWATAVRTSSATLPSPVTDRAAIAVPRSPPVLKFDHRNIEFNGEHSPSRSYAVLPMDRIKNFAVHYPEEFITDLKARVGGRCSTFQCLLAHAWKKITAARDLAPEELTHVRVAVNCRSRANPPVPLEFFGNMVLWAFPRMRARDLLSSSYAAVVGAIRDAVARIDADYIQSFIDLGELAERAGEELESTAATPGTAFCPDLEVDSWLGFRFHDLDFGGGPPCAFLPPDLPIEGIMIFVPSCSAKGGVDLFMALDDEHVEAFKQICYNMD; this is encoded by the exons ATGGGGGTCCCTGTGCAGATGAGGCGCCGGGCGGTGTTGAGGGCCCCGCCAGCGTCCACCCGCGGCGGCGGGAGGACGTCCCCGCTCACCACCTTCGACCGCGCCTCCACGGACGGCTACATCCCGGTCGTCTTCGCCTGGAACGCGCCGGCGCCGGATAACGGCGCGATCGTggacggcctcctcgccgccgtcgcgaGGTACCCGCACCTCACGGGGCTGATGGGCGTCGACGACCGTGGCAGGAAGTGCTTCCTCCTCAACGACGCCGGGGTGCTCGTTGTCGAGGCCGAAGCCGACGCGGACCTCGCCGAAGCGCTGGCGCCCGACGTGGCCGCGCACACCAACGATCTGTACCCCAAGGCTGACAAG GAACGTGCCGACGAGCCGCTCCTCCAGGTGCAGCTCACGCGGTACCGGTGCGGCGGGCTGGTGATCGGCACCGTGTGCCAGCACCTGGTCGCCGACGGGCAGTCCATGAGCTTCTTCTACACCGCATGGGCCACCGCCGTGCGCACCAGCTCAGCGACCCTCCCTTCGCCTGTCACCGACCGTGCGGCCATCGCCGTCCCCCGCAGCCCACCAGTGCTGAAGTTCGATCACCGGAACATCGAGTTCAATGGAGAGCACAGCCCAAGCCGCTCCTATGCTGTGCTCCCGATGGACAGGATCAAGAATTTTGCGGTGCACTACCCGGAGGAGTTCATCACCGACCTCAAGGCCCGCGTCGGCGGGAGGTGCAGTACGTTTCAGTGCCTCCTCGCGCACGCGTGGAAGAAGATCACGGCAGCGCGGGACCTGGCGCCGGAGGAGCTGACGCATGTCAGAGTCGCCGTGAACTGCAGGAGCCGGGCCAACCCTCCAGTGCCCTTGGAGTTCTTTGGCAACATGGTGCTGTGGGCGTTCCCGCGGATGCGCGCCCGGGACCTGCTGTCATCGAGCTACGCCGCGGTGGTCGGCGCCATCCGTGACGCCGTGGCGCGCATCGACGCCGATTACATTCAGTCATTCATCGACTTAGGGGAGCTGGCGGAACGCGCCGGAGAGGAGCTGGAGTCAACGGCGGCGACGCCGGGCACGGCATTCTGCCCGGACCTGGAGGTGGACAGCTGGCTGGGGTTCAGGTTTCACGACCTCGACTTCGGCGGCGGGCCGCCGTGCGCGTTCCTGCCACCGGACCTGCCCATAGAAGGGATCATGATCTTCGTGCCGTCGTGCTCCGCCAAGGGCGGCGTCGACCTTTTCATGGCGCTCGACGATGAGCACGTCGAGGCCTTCAAGCAGATCTGCTACAACATGGACTGA